Proteins encoded by one window of Bacteroidota bacterium:
- the tsaD gene encoding tRNA (adenosine(37)-N6)-threonylcarbamoyltransferase complex transferase subunit TsaD, producing the protein MNLEDIFILGIETSCDDTSASVIKNGKILSNVVATQKVHEEYGGVVPELASRAHQQNIIPVVDAAIKKSGISKSKLSAVAFTRGPGLMGSLLVGTSFAKSLSMSLNIPLIEVNHMQGHILANFIQDGDMTNPEFPFLTLVISGGHTQIVKVSNYFDMEILGETIDDAAGEAFDKSAKILGLPYPGGPLIDKYAKEGNPKAFKFTKPRVDGYNFSFSGLKTNILYFIQKQEKENPKFVEENLYDLCASIQYTIVEILMDKLKKAVKETSIKEVAIAGGVSANSEIRSRFRKAETDWNWKSHIPKFEFTTDNAAMIAIVGYLKYLEKEFSDISIAAKARYSL; encoded by the coding sequence ATTAATTTGGAAGATATATTTATACTAGGAATTGAGACCTCTTGCGATGATACAAGTGCCTCTGTTATTAAAAACGGAAAAATCCTTTCGAATGTTGTTGCAACGCAGAAAGTTCATGAAGAATATGGTGGTGTTGTTCCCGAATTAGCCTCAAGAGCACATCAGCAAAACATCATTCCAGTTGTTGATGCTGCCATAAAAAAATCAGGCATTAGCAAATCAAAACTTAGTGCTGTTGCATTCACAAGAGGTCCGGGATTAATGGGGTCATTACTTGTAGGCACTTCGTTTGCTAAATCACTTTCCATGTCACTCAACATACCGTTGATAGAAGTTAATCACATGCAGGGACACATCCTTGCAAACTTTATTCAGGACGGAGATATGACGAATCCCGAATTTCCATTCCTTACACTGGTTATTTCGGGTGGGCACACTCAGATAGTAAAAGTTTCTAATTATTTCGATATGGAAATACTTGGAGAGACAATAGATGATGCTGCCGGTGAAGCCTTTGACAAAAGTGCTAAAATATTAGGCCTGCCATATCCAGGAGGCCCGCTAATAGATAAATACGCAAAAGAAGGTAATCCAAAAGCATTTAAGTTTACCAAACCGAGAGTTGACGGTTACAACTTCAGCTTTAGCGGATTAAAAACCAACATACTTTACTTTATACAAAAACAAGAAAAGGAAAATCCGAAATTTGTTGAAGAAAACCTTTATGATCTTTGTGCTTCAATACAATATACAATAGTTGAAATACTAATGGATAAATTAAAGAAAGCAGTAAAAGAAACATCGATAAAGGAAGTTGCCATTGCAGGAGGAGTATCGGCTAACAGTGAAATTAGATCAAGATTTAGAAAAGCTGAAACAGACTGGAACTGGAAGTCGCATATACCAAAGTTTGAATTTACTACCGACAACGCTGCAATGATAGCAATTGTGGGATATTTAAAATATTTAGAAAAAGAATTCAGCGATATTTCAATTGCTGCAAAAGCAAGATATAGCTTGTAA